The Argiope bruennichi chromosome 9, qqArgBrue1.1, whole genome shotgun sequence genome contains a region encoding:
- the LOC129983768 gene encoding eukaryotic translation initiation factor 3 subunit G-like translates to MPSAMDSKPISWADQVEQGEGRLSTQSDLTPAGEVIHGDKKIVTEYKVNEEGKKVKIIRHYKIERKMVSKSIAYRKGWKKFGLAANDPPGPNPSNTIVCEEIFMQFLSNKEEEKGQEEDPLAKLKGQKMVKCRICKDDHWTTQCPYKDKLGSLPELLKEEAAKPAATPTANPQVEEKVKAGKYVPPSMREGANRRGESMTPSRRDETPTIRVTNLSEDVRDSDLQELFRPFGTIARIYLAKDKSTGQSKGFAFISYHRREDAARAIQSVDGFGYDNLILSVEWAKPSGTN, encoded by the exons ATGCCTTCAGCCATGGA TTCTAAACCAATAAGTTGGGCTGATCAAGTGGAGCAAGGCGAGGGTAGATTGTCTACacaat cggATTTAACTCCTGCTGGTGAAGTTATACATGGAGATAAGAAAATTGTTACAGAATATAAAGTAAATGAGGAAGGTAAAAAAGTCAAG atCATTAGACATtataaaattgaaaggaaaatggTTTCAAAGTCCATTGCATATCGAAAA ggTTGGAAGAAATTTGGTCTGGCTGCCAATGATCCTCCTGGGCCCAATCCTTCTAATACCATAGtatgtgaagaaatatttatgcaattccTGTCAAATAAAGAG GAGGAAAAAGGACAGGAAGAAGATCCTTTGGCAAAATTGAAAGGTCAGAAAATGGTAAAATGTCGTATTTGTAAAGATGATCACTGGACCACTCAGTGTCCATATAAAGATAAGCTCGGCAGTTTGCCTGAATTGCTTAAAGAAGAGGCTGCTAAACCAG CTGCAACACCTACTGCTAACCCTCAAGTTGAGGAAAAAGTTAAGGCTGGTAAATATGTACCTCCAAGCATGAGGGAAGGAGCTAATAGACGAGGAGAATCAATGACGCCATCAAGGCGag ATGAAACTCCAACTATCAGAGTTACAAATCTTTCTGAAGATGTCAGAGACTCTGATTTGCAAGAACTGTTTAGACCATTTGGAACAATTGCTCGAATTTATCTGGCAAAAGATAAATCAACTGGACAATCAAAA ggTTTCGCTTTTATCAGTTACCATCGTCGTGAAGATGCTGCTAGGGCTATACAAAGTGTTGATGGATTTGGTTATGATAACCTTATTTTAAGTGTAGAATGGGCCAA gccCTCTGGAACAAATTGA